From one Triticum aestivum cultivar Chinese Spring chromosome 4B, IWGSC CS RefSeq v2.1, whole genome shotgun sequence genomic stretch:
- the LOC123092875 gene encoding AP-3 complex subunit sigma isoform X1, translating into MIQAVMVISTLGKPRLLKFYSFQDPEKHQELVRGVFQLLSARPEGVSNFVEADAIFGPGTRLVYKHLATLYFVFVFDSSENELAMLDLVQVFVETLNRCFKNVCELDIVFNFNKLHTVLDEMILGGQVIETSSEQIMKFVEEIARLEKQSSTTSLIPKSISERFSR; encoded by the exons ATGATCCAGGCGGTGATGGTTATCAGCACTCTGGGCAAGCCCCGCCTCCTCAAGTTCTACAGTTTCCAG GACCCGGAGAAGCACCAGGAGCTGGTCCGCGGCGTCTTCCAGT TGTTATCTGCGAGGCCGGAGGGTGTGAGCAATTTCGTCGAGGCCGATGCAATCTTTGGACCG GGAACGAGACTGGTCTACAAGCATTTGGCGACACTATACTTCGTCTTTGTCTTTGATAGCTCTGAGAATGAGCTTGCCATGCTCGACCTCGTACAAG TTTTTGTTGAAACATTGAATAGGTGCTTCAAGAATGTATGTGAGCTTGACATTGTATTTAACTTCAACAAG CTTCACACAGTTTTGGACGAAATGATACTGGGAGGACAAGTGATTGAAACAAGTTCAGAGCAAATAATGAAATTTGTAGAAGAGATTGCGAG GTTAGAGAAACAATCAAGCACAACTAGCCTCATACCAAAGTCGATATCGGAGCGTTTCAGCcgttaa
- the LOC123092872 gene encoding uncharacterized protein At1g01500 has protein sequence MGEIPEPEVPKPTPEPSSWLSLRVFYLRLSRCELDETMLDTLSITHAPLTSDTVLEVNGDRPRSTDNNGHVSCPLRRDRVDAASREASFVSTATVRMAGSVRFEVRVGSGERLLVGIMEMCDVAEEKKKGWVMKCQVAMQRCSGFLKGGGEDAKSPMVEVYVASLFRGSPIVFTKAMKLRLRRTRQVKAPFMEPIPECGEHADDDAKETPPDQKHDPQESEYRCYKPEPGMDDVDYDSLYARSAGLDHGLDGEDSELSWFTAGVRVGVGISLGIFLGVGIGAGLLARSYQSTSRTMRRRLISGLL, from the exons ATGGGCGAAATTCCAGAACCAGAGGTTCCCAAGCCCACGCCGGAGCCATCGTCGTGGCTCAGCCTGAGAGTCTTCTACCTGCGGCTGAGCAGGTGCGAGCTGGACGAGACCATGCTGGACACCCTGAGCATCACCCACGCCCCGCTCACCTCCGACACCGTCCTGGAAGTGAACGGCGACAGGCCAAGAAGCACCGACAACAACGGCCACGTCTCGTGCCCCCTCCGCAGGGACCGCGTGGACGCGGCGTCGCGCGAGGCCTCCTTCGTCAGCACGGCGACCGTGAGGATGGCCGGGAGCGTGCGCTTCGAGGTCCGCGTCGGCAGCGGCGAGAGGCTCCTCGTGGGGATCATGGAGATGTGCGACGTGGCGGAGGAGAAAAAGAAGGGGTGGGTCATGAAGTGCCAGGTCGCGATGCAGCGGTGCTCGGGGTTCCTGAAAGGCGGCGGGGAGGACGCGAAGTCGCCGATGGTCGAGGTGTACGTAGCGAGCCTGTTCCGGGGCAGCCCGATCGTGTTCACCAAGGCGATGAAGCTGCGGCTCAGGAGGACGCGCCAGGTCAAGGCGCCTTTCATGGAGCCCATCCCCGAGTGCGGCGAGCACGCCGACGACGACGCGAAAGAAACGCCGCCTGACCAGAAGCATGATCCACAG GAATCGGAGTACAGGTGCTACAAGCCGGAACCGGGCATGGACGACGTCGACTACGACAGCTTGTACGCGAGATCGGCTGGCCTGGACCATGGCCTGGACGGCGAGGACAGCGAGCTCTCGTGGTTCACCGCTGGCGTCAGAGTGGGCGTGGGCATCAGCCTGGGCATCTTCCTCGGGGTCGGCATCGGCGCTGGACTCCTGGCCCGTTCCTACCAGTCCACCTCCAGGACTATGAGGCGGCGGCTGATCTCTGGCCTGCTCTGA
- the LOC123092875 gene encoding AP-3 complex subunit sigma isoform X2 codes for MIQAVMVISTLGKPRLLKFYSFQDPEKHQELVRGVFQLLSARPEGVSNFVEADAIFGPGTRLVYKHLATLYFVFVFDSSENELAMLDLVQVFVETLNRCFKNVCELDIVFNFNKLHTVLDEMILGGQVIETSSEQIMKFVEEIARFLLPSAFNCHIIYSRACAIL; via the exons ATGATCCAGGCGGTGATGGTTATCAGCACTCTGGGCAAGCCCCGCCTCCTCAAGTTCTACAGTTTCCAG GACCCGGAGAAGCACCAGGAGCTGGTCCGCGGCGTCTTCCAGT TGTTATCTGCGAGGCCGGAGGGTGTGAGCAATTTCGTCGAGGCCGATGCAATCTTTGGACCG GGAACGAGACTGGTCTACAAGCATTTGGCGACACTATACTTCGTCTTTGTCTTTGATAGCTCTGAGAATGAGCTTGCCATGCTCGACCTCGTACAAG TTTTTGTTGAAACATTGAATAGGTGCTTCAAGAATGTATGTGAGCTTGACATTGTATTTAACTTCAACAAG CTTCACACAGTTTTGGACGAAATGATACTGGGAGGACAAGTGATTGAAACAAGTTCAGAGCAAATAATGAAATTTGTAGAAGAGATTGCGAGGTTTTTACTCCCTTCTGCATTCAACTGCCATATCATTTATTCACGCGCATGTGCAATTTTATAA